The window GGACGCGCTGTCGGGCAATGCGCTTCTGACGGAGATCATCACCCAGAAGTACATCGCCAACTTCCTGAACATCGAAGTCTACAACGACTACAAGCGCACCTGCCTTCCGAGCCTGACGACGTACAACAACAAGGCGGTTCCGGGGCGGCTGTTCTACGGCCAGCAGGAGCGCCAGACCAACCCGAACATCCCGCCGCCGGACCAGCAGCCGCGGCGCAACGCCAACGACCCGACTCCCTGCCCCGGGTCCTGATCCGGCGGGTGATTCTGGACGCGCGCCTCACGGGGCGCGCGGCCAGGGGAGCCCGGCGGCACGGTCTGTAGCCGGCACGCAGGTTGCCGGGGTCCCGGGCGACGTTTCGTCGCCCGGGACTTTTTCTCACGAGCGGGCAAAGGGAGGTCGAGTGACCATGCTCCTGCGACAGAAGCGGATGGTGCGGCCGGTGGCGGCGCTCCTCCTTTCGCTGTCCTTTCTCAACGGGTGCTTCGCGTACGCGCCTGCGAACGGCGTGGCGCCGCGGCCGGGCGCCCGCGTGCGGGTGCAGCTCCGCGAGCCGCAGGTGGTGAAGCTGGGCGAGCTGACCGCCAACGACGTGGTGTCGCTGATCGGCGAGGTGGTGACGGAAGACAGCTCGCAGATCGTGCTCTCCGCGCTGAGCGCCACCACGCGCTCGGGCTTCGAGCACGCGGCCAACGGCGAGACGGTGCGGGTGCCGCGGAGCAACGCGGCGGCCGTGAGCGTCAACCGCGTGTCGCTGGTGCGCACGGCGGGGCTGGCGGGGCTGGTGGCGCTCGGCGGGGCGGCGTTCGTGTCCGGCGTACGCGCGGGCCGTGCCAGCAACGGCGGCGGCGGCAGCGGCGGGGGCAACCAGCAGTAGCGCCCACCGCGCCTCGGGCGTGATGGCGGCCAGACATCGGAAGCTCCGGTGTCTGGCCGTCTTCGTTTGAACGGCAACAGCGGCCTCACACAGAGACACAGAGGCACAGAGAGAAAAGCAAAAGCGAAAAGCATCACACAAACGCCACCCAAGGAAATCGAACACCCCAGAGAAACTTTTGTGGTTCTCTCTCTGTGTCTCTGTGTCTCTGTGTGAGCCATGCAGTTGCAGTTCTCCGCTGAATCTTCTGCGTCTCCGCGGGTGGCCTGCCTCTTGCGCCCGGCCGGCGCCATGGCAACTCCTCCCAACGTTCCCAACGAACGCCGGAAAGCAGGCAACGACCGGCGGACGAAGAGCGGCGGGTTCGATCCGCGGCGCACAGGCTTCGGCATCGGGCCCCTCCTCCTGCTCGTCCTGGCCGGGCTGCTGGCGGTCAACCTGTTCACCAACCGCGGCCCCACCGACCTGGGGTACAGCGAGCTCAAGGGCCGCATCCGCCAGGGACAGGTGGCGCGCGCCACCCTCAGCACCACCGCCATCACCGCCGTTCCGCGCGACTCCGTGGGCCCCAAGGGGCGCGTGGTGTGGCGCAGCGAGCGCATCGTGGGCGAGGACGAGACGCTGACTGGGATCCTGGACCAGGCGGGGGTGCGCTACGAGTACGAGCAGCCCTCCCGCTGGACGGGGCTGGTGATGCTCTTCCTTCCCCTGCTGGTGCTGGTGGGGCTCTTCACCTTCTTCACCCGCCGCATGAACCCCACGCAGGGGGTGCTCACGGTGGGAAAGAGCCGCGCGCGCATCGTGGGCGAGGAGGGGACGGGCGTCACCTTCGACGACGTGGCGGGGGTGGACGAGGCGAAGCAGGAGACGTACGAGGTGGTGGAGTTCCTCAAGCACCCGGAGAAGTTCGCCAAGCTGGGCGCCAAGATCCCCAAGGGCGTCCTCCTGGTGGGCCCCCCGGGGACGGGGAAGACGCTCCTGGCCCGCGCGGTTGCCGGCGAGGCGGGGGTCACCTTCTTCTCCATCAGCGGCGCCGAGTTCGTGGAGATGTTCGTGGGCGTGGGCGCGGCGCGCGTGCGCGACCTCTTCGCGCAGGCCAAGGCGCAGTCGCCGTGCATCATCTTCATCGACGAGCTGGACGCGCTGGGGAAGGCGCGCGGCCCGGGCGGCGTGCTGGGCGGCAACGACGAGCGCGAGCAGACGCTCAACCAGCTCCTGGTGGAGATGGACGGCTTCGACCCGCGCATGGCCGTCATCATCATGGCCGCCACCAACCGCCCGGAGATCCTGGACCCCGCGCTGCTGCGCCCAGGCCGCTTCGACCGGCAGATCCTGGTGGACCGACCCGACGTCAACGGCCGGCTTGAGATCCTGCGCATCCACGCCAAGGACGTGCAGTTGGGCGAGGACGTGAACCTGGAAAAGATCGCGCGGCGCACCCCGGGCTTCGTGGGCGCGGACCTGGCGAACCTGCTCAACGAGGCGGCGCTCCTGGCCGCGCGGCGCGACCTGGCCGCCGTGACGCTCAAGGAGATCGACGACGCGGTGGACCGCATCATCGCGGGGCTGGAGAAGAAGAACCGGCTGATCAACGAGAAGGAGCGCACCATCGTGGCCTACCACGAGGCCGGCCACGCCATCGTCGCCGAGCGCGTGCCCACGGCCGACCCGGTGCACAAGATCTCCATCATCCCTCGCGGCGTGGCGGCGCTGGGGTACACGCAGCAGCTCCCCACCGAGGACCGCTACCTGCTCACCAAGCAGGAGCTGATGGACCGCATCGCCGTGCTCCTGGGCGGGCGCGTGGCGGAGGAGATCGTCTTCAACGAGATCTCCACCGGCGCGGGCAACGACCTGGAGCGGGTGACGGAGCTGGCGCGCAGCATGGTGATGGAGTACGGGATGAGCCGCGAGCTGGGCCCGGTGAACCTTTCCGGTCCGCGCCGCAGCCAGTTCCTGCAGGGCCCCGACGGCGGCACCGCGCAGCGCTCGTACAGCGAGGAGACCGCCCGCGCCATCGACGCGGAGATCCGCGGCCTCATCGACGGGACGTACGAGCGGGTGCGGCGCATCCTGACGCAGGACCGCGAGGTGCTGGAGGTGCTCTCGCAGCGCCTGCTGGAAGTGGAGGTGGTGGACGAGGCGGACCTGCGGCGGATCATGAACCTTCCGCCGCGCACCCACGAGCCGTCCGAGGACCGCATCGTGGTGCCCCCGCCCGTCAAGGGCGGCCTGATGGACGACGACACCCGCGCCGCCTCGTCCGCGCGTGGCGAGACGCTGCCCGA is drawn from Longimicrobium sp. and contains these coding sequences:
- the ftsH gene encoding ATP-dependent zinc metalloprotease FtsH is translated as MATPPNVPNERRKAGNDRRTKSGGFDPRRTGFGIGPLLLLVLAGLLAVNLFTNRGPTDLGYSELKGRIRQGQVARATLSTTAITAVPRDSVGPKGRVVWRSERIVGEDETLTGILDQAGVRYEYEQPSRWTGLVMLFLPLLVLVGLFTFFTRRMNPTQGVLTVGKSRARIVGEEGTGVTFDDVAGVDEAKQETYEVVEFLKHPEKFAKLGAKIPKGVLLVGPPGTGKTLLARAVAGEAGVTFFSISGAEFVEMFVGVGAARVRDLFAQAKAQSPCIIFIDELDALGKARGPGGVLGGNDEREQTLNQLLVEMDGFDPRMAVIIMAATNRPEILDPALLRPGRFDRQILVDRPDVNGRLEILRIHAKDVQLGEDVNLEKIARRTPGFVGADLANLLNEAALLAARRDLAAVTLKEIDDAVDRIIAGLEKKNRLINEKERTIVAYHEAGHAIVAERVPTADPVHKISIIPRGVAALGYTQQLPTEDRYLLTKQELMDRIAVLLGGRVAEEIVFNEISTGAGNDLERVTELARSMVMEYGMSRELGPVNLSGPRRSQFLQGPDGGTAQRSYSEETARAIDAEIRGLIDGTYERVRRILTQDREVLEVLSQRLLEVEVVDEADLRRIMNLPPRTHEPSEDRIVVPPPVKGGLMDDDTRAASSARGETLPD